From the genome of Canis aureus isolate CA01 chromosome 29, VMU_Caureus_v.1.0, whole genome shotgun sequence:
cagcccaggatcaagtcccacattgggctccctgtgtggagcctgcttctccctctgcttgtgtctctacctcttgctctctgggtctctcatgaataaataaataaaatcttaaaaaaaaaaaaaaaaaaaactaaactaaacttgAGAGGCAAGATGATTAAaagtatttacattttagaaaaaggaCTTTTAGTTGAACATCTTTCCTCTGGGTTCCAATACTTCGCATATATTTGGCaagtttctccatttctttaagCCTGTTTCTTCTGTAAATTGGGGAGACCAGCCCTTTCAGAGGTGGTGGAGAGACTGTTGATACAATGTGCCTCACCCAATGGCTAGCAGAGAAACTTCATGAGCTTCACAGAGGGCATTACTTCCTCCTACTACAAAGAAAGGCATTATGAGCTTTCTCTTGCCTCGTAAGCTCTCATGTTCCCATGATCTTTTCAAAGACAAATGTGAGCCATGTCTTTTCCCAATTACATATATAATCATTCtccttttaatcattttattaagTTATGTATAATTTCTGAAGATGAAAAGTATGTATATACAACTTTCTAACAGAAAAAGATTTGCTTTTTAAGGTAAATAAGCCGTTACTTTGCTCAAAAGGCATAATGGAGTTTCAAAATGGAGTAAATGGAGTAGTCAGTAAACGAGCATCACTGAGCAAGAGCTATAGAGACAATAGGAATAGAGTTCAGCCCAGACTTGCCCACCTCCACCTTAGCTCCCCAACCTAAGGTGGAAAACCTAGTAAGATATGCCATTTTGGGACCAGGCTGTATAAAGTGATTGGTTATCCTAAAGCTCTTATTCTGTCATACAAGCACTTGGTAATGAGAGTCATTTCAAGTTTAATGTTCAAGCTGACCTCAGATAAGAAGTATCACTATATCACACAGAAGATATTGCACATCACTCCTTTATTATACTGATCTGGAAAAAAGATTTAGTACAGTTATGCTCACAATGAGTACTGGGCCCCAGTGGCAGGGCCAAGCAACTGGAACATGATCAGAAATAGATACAGTTGAAAGACACACTTGGACATGATCAAGAGGCATTTCACTGCCATAAAACATTAAGGCAGGGGAGGGATTCTAAAACACACAGCAGGATGAACTCCTAGGCCTTGGAAGTCAAGGAGTTTATCCCACGTTGGTGTGAGGAATGGCTTATTTTTGGATGATCACATGTGGGAATATTTCAACCGCCACTAGAAACCCCagatggggttttgttttgtatttttaatatatatatgtgtatatatatatatactttttttttttttttgtaaaagtaaatGCAACACATAAAACATTCAGATTGATCCCAATCTTCTGGAGCCAGCTCTTTGGGGTCAGAGGGGAAATAACTGCTTTAATCACCGTGCAGGTTACATTCATCTTCCACTGGAATGACTAGAGCCCGCCACACACTGCCCTCACCTGACTACAGAATAGTACAGGACTAGCTCCTGGGAATACACATAAGCTCTCTTGCTTCTCATTGGTCACACCTAGCAGGGCTTCTCCCCATCCCCTACTCAAGCAGGTCCTTAGTAATAAAGCAGTAACAAAAACCCCAGAGTTACTAATTCTCTACTCTTGGATACGAGTCTTCTCTCAGCTTGGACTGAGGACCCATGCCCCAGAAGTGCCATTTGACTAGAATATATGAAGGGAGTGGGTGCAAGAAACAAAATGGCTAAACAAAATTAGGAgccactggtccccatctgcagcTAAAACTTAAGATGCCTACAGATGCGGTCAGTGTGACATGTGCAGGGAAGAAGTGCAGAGAAATGGGATGGGCAGGGAAGGTATCCTCAGGAAAGCAATCTGCCTGCTCGCCTTTACTTTTTGGCCTTGCCCTGGGCAGCCACAGCTTCCATGGCTTTACGCACGGTCTCTTCATCCCCCAGGAACTGCATGGGCTTGATGGGCTTCAAGTTCTTGTCCAATTCATAGACCATGGGAATACCTGTTGGCAGGTTCAGCTCCATGATAGCCTCTTCGGAAAGACCTGAAAATACACACCATGATCAGCCAGCCAAGAAAGACACAAATCCATGTCACCCCTGCAGGAATTAAAACAAGACAACCTTTCTGATATTTGTAGTAACAGTAATGATCTGTATTACAGATCAGTCACCCAAAGAATGCCTCCAATACTTATTCCTCAGCCActgaaaagcaatataaaaataccACAGATCTCTCTCCCAAAGTGGGGTTTGGAAACCCACAGCAAAGCAGGCCCATACACATTTCAAATGTCCTATGTAGTAGTCCAACCAGCCTACCAAAAAATCAGCACACCTGTGCCTCTAGGCCTTCAGGTGAAACAATTTAAGGTGCAAATTGACATTCATGTGTGAAGTTGTACcaggttgtgattttttttaagattttatttatttgttcatgagagacacagagaggcagagacacaggcagagggaaaagcaggctccatgcagagaacctgacctgggactcaatcccgggtctccaggatcatgccctgggctgaaggtggcgctaaaccactgagccacccaggctgccccccaggtTGTGATTAAGGAGGATTTTTTATCAGTAGTTTCAACAGGCAGTCCTAGCCTAAAGGTAAGCATCTCAAACTATAATGTGTACGTGAATTATGTGGGTAACAGATACAGCTTATGCATCAGGTCTGAAGGAGGACCTGAAGCTTTGCATATCAGAACAAGTACCCAACAGGTCTATGATGCTTTGAGGAAATATgggtagagggcagccccggtggcacagcggtttagcgccgcttgcagcccagggcgtgatcctggagaccctggatcgagtcccacgtcgggctctctgtatgatgcctgcttctccccctgcctgtgtctctgcctctctctctctctgtctctatgaataaatacataaaatcctaaaaaaaaaaaaaagaaaaagaaatatgggtAGAGAGTGACTAGGAGTCAATCTAGACTACCTCCAAGGCTATCAATGTCTAGCCTTTTCCTGAAGGTCTCCTTTGCATGAAATAAGTCCCTGATTAGTAGCGATTTTGCTGTATCCTTCCTTGAGGGTTCCCCTGGAAAATGTACATACCCTCCAGATGCTTGACAATGCCCCGAAGGCTATTGCCATGGGCTGCAATCAGTACTCGCTTCCCCTCCTTGATCTGGGGAACTATTTCTTCATTCCAAAAGGGCAGAGCTCTGGCAATGGTATCCTTCAGACTCTCACAGGAGGGTAGCTGATCTTCAGTGAGGTCTGCATACCGGCGAtcctaaacaacaaaaaaatccatactCACCAATTAATAGCAGTTACATCTGTCCTGCCCACTCCTCATCCCCTGAGGGGTCAAAGTGATGGATGAAAGTCTCTCACAAGGACAAAGAATGGAGCTGAGCATTTGGCAAAGGGGATAATTACTATCTTGCTGCTCTTCCTACCACCATTACCCACTATTGGGAAGATTAATTATTCAAAAGAAactaagagggatccctgggtggcgcagcggtttggcgcctgcctttggcccagggcgcgatcctggagacccgggatcgaatcccacgtcgggctcccggcgcatggagcctgcttctccctctgcctgtgtctctgcctctctctctctctctgtgactatcataaataaataaaaattaaaaaaaataaaaaaaacacaaaaaaaaaaaaacaaaagaaacaagaaaagaaaaaaaaaaaaaaagcacaaggctCTTCCCAATTCACTTAATCTTGCACTTGGCTTAGGGGAAAGCCCAACAACTATGGATGGATTTTATAAAGGAGGTCAGTGGAGATATAAAAAGGAGATATATTCTTAGATAAAGAACTATCAACTAAATCTTTTAACAAGTGAAGGTCATTCCTTGGAAAAGAGGAATTACAATTAACACTATTATAAGCTCAATGGGACTAGGCAGATACTAATAAAAAGCTAACAAAGAGCACGGCCAGGGTTCTAACCCACCGTCCTAGGTGGAGTGAACCAAACCCCCATTTTGTCCATACATACCTTACTGATGTTGCTGTAGAAGGGATGGTCAGGTTCCATTGGAGGTGGTGGAACATCATAGGAACGCCTCCAGATctttacctgggcctcaccatgcTTGGCAGCAGTTTCTGCTTTATTGAGGCCAGTCAGACCCCCATAGTGCCGCTCATT
Proteins encoded in this window:
- the PGAM1 gene encoding phosphoglycerate mutase 1, giving the protein MAAYKLVLIRHGESAWNLENRFSGWYDADLSPAGHEEAKRGGQALRDAGYEFDICFTSVQKRAIRTLWTVLDAIDQMWLPVVRTWRLNERHYGGLTGLNKAETAAKHGEAQVKIWRRSYDVPPPPMEPDHPFYSNISKDRRYADLTEDQLPSCESLKDTIARALPFWNEEIVPQIKEGKRVLIAAHGNSLRGIVKHLEGLSEEAIMELNLPTGIPMVYELDKNLKPIKPMQFLGDEETVRKAMEAVAAQGKAKK